The genomic stretch AGTTGAATCGGATATCTCATTTATTCGAAATTACCTAACAAAAGACCTTGTCATGAGAGAGGATATGTACTTATTTCAAAAGCAAGGGAAAGATTATAAGATTGTAGATAAAGACTGGACAGAAGTGCGAGATCAACTTGTTAACATGCGCGTAAACGGTGGTTTTCCGTATATTACAGTCACGAATGGTGATTACTTGAAAAATGGAGAGCTATACTTAAAACATTGGTATGAAGGAATTGAACTAGACGTCAAGTATTTAGAGAAGGTTGTGCCGTATTTGTATCAATTGTGGGGCAGACCTGTGCATCTAGAAACCGTAATGGAAGAAAAGCCAATCGCCTTTACGTATGACGGGAAAACAGTACACCGAAAGCATTTATAATAAAAGGAGAAGCATTCGCTTCTCCTTTTTGTATATCTACAGTCTAATAAGTATACGACCTTGAGCTTGTCCTTCAAGCAGCATTGGAAGATAGTTAGGTACATCATTAAGAGAGATTTCTTCTTGGATGAAGTCTTCAAGCTGATTTGGCTTAAAGCTTGTTGCTAGCAGCTTCCATGTCTCGTTTCGAAGGGACAATGGGCAATAGACAGAATCAATACCAAGTAAGTTCACTCCGCGTAAGATGAACGGGAAAACTGTAGTTGGGACGGCTGTTCCAGCCGTTAAGCCACTAGCTGCAACAGAACCACCGTATTGAATTTGGGATAGCACGCTTGCGAGCGTTTCACCCCCTACGCTATCGACTGCAGCAGCCCACTTTCCTTTTGCTAAGGCTTTGACTTTACCGTTGTAAACATCTTCTCTAGTTAAAAGAGTGGTAGCTCCAAGCTTTGTTAAATAGGTGGCACTAGAAGCTTTTCCAGAGCTAGCAGCAACCTCATAACCCATCTTTGATAAAATAGAAACGGCAAAGCTTCCTACACCACCTGTAGCGCCAGTGACTAGGACAGGGCCATCCTTTGGTTTCAAGCCCGAATCAATGAGCTTTTTTACAGATAAAGCAGCTGTAAAGCCAGCTGTTCCAATTACCATAGCTTCTTTTAAGGTTAGTCCATCGGGAAGAGGAACAATCCAGTCTGCAGGGATGCGAGCGTATTCACTATAGCCACCGTAATGAGAGACTCCAATTTCGTAGCTGGTTGCAATGACTTCATCACCGCTTTTAAAGCGAGGATTATTAGAAGAAACAACCGTACCTGCTAAATCAATTCCTGGTACAAAGGGATAGGCTTTGACAATATTTCCGTTTGGAATACTAGCTAGGCTATCCTTATAGTTAATACCTGAGTAGTGAACTTTGATGAGAACATCGCTTTGCGGTAACTCGTCGAGCGTGAGCGTTTGAATAGTAGATTGAACTTGTTCGTTCTCTTTTGTTAAGACAAGAGCTTTAAAATTTTCCATGCCGTTCTGTCTCCCTTCATATCTTCGAGCTTATATTTATTATAAAAGACAAAAATTCAAAAGTATAATACGATGCAGATAATGCAAAAGGCTGCAGTTCAGCAGCCTTTTATTGAATCATATTTAAAAAGCGACGAGTTCGCTCTTCTTTAGGGTTTTTGAAAATTTCTTCTGGCGTTCCACGCTCCATGATTACGCCTTGATCCATAAAGATTACTTCGTCTGCCACTTCTCGAGCAAAGCGCATTTCATGTGTGACCACAACCATGGTCATGCCTTCTCTTGCTAAATCTTTCATTGCTTTTAGAACATCGCCTACAAGCTCAGGATCCAAAGCAGATGTAGGCTCATCAAATAGCATTACTTTAGGGTCCATAGCCATTGCTCGAGCGATACCCACACGCTGCTGTTGTCCTCCTGATAATTGAAATGGATAAAAATTAACCTTGTCTCCTAGTCCAACTTTTTGTAGCAGGGAAACAGCGCGTTCTTTCGCCTGTTGTTTTGAAATACCCTTTACAATAACAGGCCCTTCCATAACATTTTCAAGCGCTGTTTTATGAGGAAATAAATTATAGTTTTGAAATACCATTCCCGTTAAGCTACGAAAAGATGTTATCCTTTGCTTTGGTAACTTTTTCTCAAAGCTTACTTCTTGATTATCGATGATGATTTTGCCATCAGTAGGAAGTTCCAGCAAGTTTAAACAGCGAAGAAACGTTGTTTTTCCGGAACCTGAAGGACCGATTAGAACCACTACTTTACCCTGCTCGATGTTTAAATCAATTCCTCGCAATACGTGTAAATCATCAAATGATTTATGAAGGTTCGTAATGTTAATCA from Bacillus sp. 1780r2a1 encodes the following:
- a CDS encoding acryloyl-CoA reductase, whose amino-acid sequence is MENFKALVLTKENEQVQSTIQTLTLDELPQSDVLIKVHYSGINYKDSLASIPNGNIVKAYPFVPGIDLAGTVVSSNNPRFKSGDEVIATSYEIGVSHYGGYSEYARIPADWIVPLPDGLTLKEAMVIGTAGFTAALSVKKLIDSGLKPKDGPVLVTGATGGVGSFAVSILSKMGYEVAASSGKASSATYLTKLGATTLLTREDVYNGKVKALAKGKWAAAVDSVGGETLASVLSQIQYGGSVAASGLTAGTAVPTTVFPFILRGVNLLGIDSVYCPLSLRNETWKLLATSFKPNQLEDFIQEEISLNDVPNYLPMLLEGQAQGRILIRL
- a CDS encoding amino acid ABC transporter ATP-binding protein, translated to MINITNLHKSFDDLHVLRGIDLNIEQGKVVVLIGPSGSGKTTFLRCLNLLELPTDGKIIIDNQEVSFEKKLPKQRITSFRSLTGMVFQNYNLFPHKTALENVMEGPVIVKGISKQQAKERAVSLLQKVGLGDKVNFYPFQLSGGQQQRVGIARAMAMDPKVMLFDEPTSALDPELVGDVLKAMKDLAREGMTMVVVTHEMRFAREVADEVIFMDQGVIMERGTPEEIFKNPKEERTRRFLNMIQ